Proteins co-encoded in one Bemisia tabaci chromosome 9, PGI_BMITA_v3 genomic window:
- the Eip93F gene encoding LOW QUALITY PROTEIN: mushroom body large-type Kenyon cell-specific protein 1 (The sequence of the model RefSeq protein was modified relative to this genomic sequence to represent the inferred CDS: deleted 2 bases in 1 codon): MAECSYSRCVAEKRIIRKHLHRCTKNMVQIVGTWTPIFSSHRRSPSLENHFYEGLERIAEELMGRRKWQHYHSSLLPEYSAQLQMEEQKDWSPVAADKCVLCPTDKPSPTDITNLQRPKSESGSLSSGHSEDSDRDSPLGPPTPTPTPTSGSTPVPPTGAHSRSPAMTTFESGLNASMMAASLAAVAAFSTSNPGAKPGLYPGGHALFPPWYLPPTAAAASANLAEALRLEAKESAEPRAPSTPTPTGTPSGTPTGAAPGNAEMPLDLSAKSSSLNSPSETKSSSPDAHDIPSLQHLIQSAASPQSPRVPLLTSHQQIFKAKPRLSAVAGRRTYTEEELQAALQDIQSGKLGTRRAAVIYGIPRSTLRNKVYKLTMERRQDSHIGITSNSNLAGNLADDDDGIRDDDDAMRDDDAELSGAEEEREVEKTLLKPLISVEDLIRLSQEGPAPTDSLRTLLQQGSKLDRPKREESAHSPPVYPYFPPNLEQLWSGLDQSALAPYLAQILAAGGNNLNAALLGQISPFLAANARQRHPPAEERPASASPAPDFVPKFPPQAHLSDLVRRMMAEEKMLLEEQQKKDPRSFQINGSRTSEPRASSSGLPSSKDDENSASNVILKIPSFKPASKNGLESSFQSPDFPLGVKVSSADSMVSVVSPPIGGARSESSSPPSMVGRNFSMNFKEVIAKSISQKFQQPPNEHIPSPSGLNFRAGLFNPGLGNPPIIRNHNNNHVEDRKLLAPSNKGLGMPGSAPTSSGSSSGGKGTRPKRGKYRNYDRDSLVEAVRAVQRGEMSVHRAGSYYGVPHSTLEYKVKERHLMRPRKREPKPQPAEDAKRKDDNILRISPSDKPKPLPPKPKTPFSTSSPLPGTPNGLKIPPLFDPSMAYPAGPPFPFWPPNPFAHLPLDYGRGGNFPQSPEQFFATQMMQRIQQEENNRTSQGSPTPAAIAALGKSAREVAESLYDGTGANGSFLDGIIRSSLETGLKDGGHSSPEHLSNRNLLEQLCRTNSRLSSLTRPPPRDAGSGGSGSGSGSGSDEDTVRRPSTSAVNPATSPSLDRQSKALDREIKSEKFSEEDIVSQEDVRSPPTSTDLLDSSQIKVETNESACDNKSREEDSAPAKDQEADQEPLETMET, from the exons GACTGGAGCGAATCGCGGAAGAGTTGATGGGGAGGAGGAAATGGCAGCACTATCACTCGAGCCTGCTGCCCGAATACAGTGCCCAGCTTCAGATGGAGGAACAGAAGGACTGGTCCCCGGTCGCTGCTGACAAGTGCGTCCTATGCCCCACTGACAAACCCAGCCCCACCGATATCACCAACCTCCAG CGGCCGAAATCCGAGTCGGGCTCCCTCTCGAGCGGTCACAGCGAGGACTCCGACCGGGACTCGCCCCTGGGGCCGCCCACCCCGACGCCGACGCCCACCTCCGGCTCGACGCCCGTCCCCCCGACGGGCGCCCACTCTCGCTCCCCCGCCATGACGACCTTCGAGTCGGGCCTCAACGCCTCCATGATGGCCGCCTCCCTGGCCGCAGTGGCCGCCTTCTCCACCTCGAACCCGGGCGCCAAGCCGGGCCTCTACCCCGGCGGCCACGCCCTCTTCCCGCCCTGGTACCTCCCCCCGACCGCGGCCGCCGCCTCCGCCAACCTCGCCGAGGCCCTCCGGCTGGAGGCCAAGGAGTCCGCCGAGCCCCGCGCCCCCTCCACGCCCACGCCCACCGGGACGCCCTCCGGGACGCCCACCGGGGCCGCCCCAGGCAACGCCGAGATGCCCCTCGACCTCAGCGCCAAGTCTTCGTCCCTCAACTCCCCCTCGGAGACCAAGTCCAGCTCCCCGGACGCCCACGACATTCCCTCCCTCCAGCACCTCATCCAGTCGGCCGCCTCGCCGCAGTCTCCGCGCGTGCCTCTCCTCACCAGTCACCAACAAATCTTTAA GGCTAAACCCCGGCTCAGTGCCGTGGCGGGACGACGGACCTACACGGAGGAGGAGCTCCAGGCGGCGCTGCAGGACATCCAGAGCGGGAAGCTCGGCACCCGGCGGGCGGCCGTCATCTACGGCATCCCGCGCTCCACCCTCCGCAACAAGGTCTACAAGCTGACGATGGAGCGGCGGCAGGACTCGCACATCGGCATCACCTCCAACAGCAACCTGGCCGGGAACCTGgccgacgacgacgacggcATCCGGGACGACGACGACGCCATGCGGGACGACGACGCCGAGCTCTCCGGCGCCGAGGAAGAGAGGGAAGTAGAGAAAACCTTACTAAAACCCCTGATTTCAGTCGAGGATCTAATCCGGCTCTCCCAGGAGGGGCCGGCACCCACCGACTCCCTGCGGACGCTCCTCCAGCAGGGCAGCAAGCTGGACCGACCCAAGAGGGAGGAGTCCGCCCACTCGCCGCCCGTCTACCCGTACTTCCCCCCGAACCTAGAACAATTGTGGAGCGGGCTGGATCAGTCCGCGCTGGCACCGTACCTGGCTCAGATCCTCGCCGCGGGTGGCAACAACCTCAACGCAGCGCTCCTAGGGCAGATCAGTCCCTTCCTGGCGGCCAACGCCAGGCAGAGGCATCCTCCG GCCGAAGAACGCCCGGCGTCCGCATCTCCTGCCCCTGATTTCGTACCTAAGTTTCCTCCCCAGGCGCATCTCTCCGACCTGGTCAGACGCATGATGGCCGAGGAGAAGATGCTCCTCGAGGAACAGCAGAAGAAGGACCCACGATCTTTCCAGATCAACGGGTCCAGGACCTCGGAGCCTCGGGCGTCCTCGTCCGGGCTCCCGAGCAGCAAAGACGACGAGAACTCGGCGTCGAACGTTATACTGAAAATTCCGTCCTTCAAGCCCGCTTCCAAGAACGGCCTGGAAAGCTCCTTCCAGTCGCCGGACTTCCCCCTAGGTGTCAAAGTCAGCTCCGCCGACTCTATGGTCTCCGTGGTGTCGCCGCCTATCGGCGGCGCCAGGAGCGAGTCCTCCTCGCCGCCCTCCATGGTCGGCAGGAACTTCAGTATGAACTTCAAGGAGGTGATAGCGAAAAGTATTAGTCAGAAATTCCAGCAGCCACCAAACGAACATATCCCCAGTCCCTCCGGGCTCAACTTCCGAGCGGGGCTGTTCAACCCCGGGCTGGGGAACCCGCCCATCATCCGGAACCACAACAACAACCACGTGGAGGACCGGAAACTCTTAGCGCCTTCGAATAAAGGCCTAGGGATGCCGGGTAGTGCCCCTACGTCGTCGGGTTCCTCGTCGGGTGGAAAGGGCACGCGGCCGAAGAGAGGGAAGTATCGGAACTACGATCGGGACAGCTTGGTGGAAGCGGTCAGGGCCGTCCAAAGGGGCGAGATGAGCGTTCACAGGGCCGGGTCCTACTACGGCGTGCCCCATTCAACCCTCGAGTACAAAGTCAAAGAAAGACACTTGATGAGGCCGCGAAAGCGCGAGCCGAAGCCGCAGCCCGCGGAGGACGCCAAGAGGAAAGACGACAACATCCTTCGGATATCCCCCAGTGATAAACCCAAGCCTTTGCCCCCGAAACCAAAAACCCCCTTCTCCACATCCTCGCCGCTGCCGGGGACCCCGAACGGTCTGAAGATACCGCCCCTGTTCGATCCCTCCATGGCCTACCCGGCGGGGCCGCCCTTCCCGTTCTGGCCGCCCAACCCCTTCGCCCACCTCCCGCTGGACTACGGCCGCGGCGGCAACTTCCCCCAGAGCCCGGAGCAGTTCTTCGCCACCCAGATGATGCAGAGGATACAGCAGGAGGAGAACAACAGGACGTCCCAAGGGAGCCCGACGCCGGCCGCCATCGCGGCTCTGGGCAAGAGTGCACGGGAGGTCGCGGAAAGCCTCTACGACGGGACCGGGGCTAATGGTAGTTTTCTAGACGGAATAATCCGATCCAGTTTGGAGACCGGGTTGAAGGACGGCGGGCATAGTTCGCCGGAACACTTATCGAATAGGAACCTTTTAGAACAACTTTGCCGAACAAATAGTCGACTATCCTCTTTGACCAGGCCGCCGCCGCGGGACGCGGGGAGCGGCGGCAGTGGAAGCGGGAGTGGCTCCGGTTCGGACGAAGATACCGTGAGGAGGCCTTCGACAAGCGCCGTGAACCCGGCAACGTCGCCATCTCTAGATAGACAAAGCAAGGCTCTGGATAGAGAAATTAAGTCTGAGAAGTTTAGCGAAGAAGACATAGTATCACAAGAGGACGTCCGGTCGCCGCCGACTAGTACGGACCTGTTAGATAGCTCGCAAATAAAAGTTGAAACTAATGAAAGTGCCTGTGATAATAAAAGTAGAGAGGAAGACTCCGCACCCGCCAAAGACCAAGAAGCAGATCAAGAACCCTTAGAGACTATGGAAACTTAA